Below is a genomic region from Pirellulales bacterium.
CCGGCAGACTGAGCCAGTCCACGGTGTCGATCAAATTGACGATCAATTGCTTAAGAAGGGCCGGATTGTGAATTTCGCAGCGGGCTCGTTTAAAAATAACTCCCAGCATCCCGCCTTTGAGAGCCAACTTTTCGAGAATGTACCGGTATTTGTCTTCCAGCGTGGCACCATCGAGCTGAAGCAGAACTTTCCAGCCAAGTTCCGGCGGCACGATAGCCGGCTTGTTGTATGGCTCCTCGGTAAGCTGGTCAGCCATCTTGAGGAACAAGAGCAGTGTTAGTTGCTCGACGTATTCGAAGCAACTCAGTCCAGCATCTTGCAGAACACCAGCGTAGCTCCACGCGCGTTTGCCGATTTGCGACGCATCAAGTGTTTCAGCGATGCTCATTTCGATTTCGCCGCGCGTTTCCGCGGCGTCCGTGACTTGGGATTGAATTCCGCTCGGCTACAGCAATTCGCGCCAGTTTTTCGCGCTCCGCCGCGATGCGTTTCAGTAGCTCCGTTGCTGGCTCGTCATCGAGGTCTTGTGGCACGAGTTTGCCGAAAAACGCATGGCGAAGAAGCGATTGGCGCAGCGATTGAGTGGATTTCAGCTTTGCATCCAAATCCCCTTGGAGATGCTCGACGACTGACATTTGATTTTCGACAGCTTCGACAACTGCTAGTTGATCGTCGGGAGATGGCAAGGGGACTATTAGTTCTAGGAGGCGAGCCTGGGTTAAATTCACTCCGCTGTCGCTGATTCCGGTCTTTAGGGTATCAAGAGCTTCGATGATTTGAGGAGCGTTAAAACAGACTTCGAGATAAGCCGGACATACTTTTTCTTTCTTGCAGCGAATGATATACGCCTTGTCGCAAAGCATTAGCCGCGGTCGCGAGCTCCTCACCAAGCACGTCACAGCAGCCCTCGCTCTTGGCCCAGCACGAGTCATCAGAAGATCGCCTTCAACTATTTGGAGTTGGGGCCGAGGCGATAGCCCGGTTGGTAAAACCTTGTTCTCATTGGGCAAGAATTTCATCGCCTGAATTGCCGTTGTTTTAATGATGCACCAAACATCAGAATCGACCGAAGCCTGACGCTCACATTTTGGACTCCAGCCCTGATTGACTGATTCGATAAGTGTGCCGAGATTTTGTCTTTCAAGCCTTGCCGAGAACGAGACTAATGCGCCCTCGACCGCCGCCTTTAGAACCGCCTCTCGGTACTGCGCGAGCTTCGCTTTCGTCCGCTCCAGCGCCGCGACACCTGCATCGAGATCGGAAAGCAATTCATCGAGCGCATCACAAATGCGATCTTGTTCCGCGGTCGGCGCTATCGGAATGTTGAGATTTTCGAGAAAAGAAGCGGGCACTCGCATTTGGCCAACTCCGCCGGTCATCGCCCGCTGTGCTGAGCGGCGCACGTGATATTGCAGAAGAAAATTCGACAGCCATCTTGGGCTAATGCCGTCTTCACCGCGAACGACGTGGAATTCGGTTGAACCAAAACAGACTCTTCCCGGCAGACTCGGTACGACTGTGGTCTTGCCGTTTTCCATGCAAGGAGTAATCTTTGCCATAATCACATCGCCAGAAAGGAACGGGGTGTATCCCTTCTTAACTTCGCGAAATAAACGACGATCCGGTCGGACTAGCCCACCGCCTTCTGCGTCAAGCGCCCGCATCGGAACGAAATTCACCTCGGCATCGTCGCTGATCGGACCGCAATCGATCGATGGATTGATTCTGGAAATCTTAGCCAAGGGCGCTACGGTCCAACCCTGCGGCGGCGATTGGCCATTTCCTTCACTCATGCCGCGAGCCTTTCATTTAGCTCCGCGATGAGCGTGGTGAGTTGATTGCCGAACAGGGCGTGCGCCTTGCCAAGACTGCCATGCTGTCCGAACCAGCCAGCGTCGAAATCGTCAGGCACAAAGCCGAGGCTCGTGGCGATATGCTCCGCCATCCGGTCGAGCCACTGGCGTTGCTCGGCTGTGAATGTGCTGGCCGCACTTCGATCGACAAGCCAGGCCTGATACCGCGCTCGTACTTCGTCGGCATAAGGCGCCAGGACAACATCGGGAACCAGCGCATGGCGCACAAGTGATACAAGGTCGGCTAATTGCGAGCCACCCAGCCCCTGAACCTTGTCGGATTCCACCGCCTGAAAGGCGCTCCAAAGTTGCGTTGGAGTGGCGGACAGCGGTCGGCTCCCCAGCGCATCTTTCAGTCTTCGTAGGTCACCCAGTGAAAGTTTTAGCGGCCGCGTGCCGGCATAAATAACTTGCAGCGCAGTCAGATGGTCGCGATGCTCGTCAATCCAAGCGCGAAAATCCTGAACCTTCGCTTGCGCCCGAAACACAGCGGCAGCGTCGAAACCGGAGTACAACACTTGGTCGATGCTTTGCCGGTCCATCGTTTGTTCGTTGACAGACCGAATTTCGAGGATTCGCCGGCGGAAGGCGGCTTTCAAAAATGGCGTGACGGCTTGCTGTGCAAGTTGCGTTGCCGCAGTATCGACTTGTTGCGTTGTCGGGGTGCCGGTAAAATCGGGCAATGCCCGCGCCGCTTCAATTTGGGCGTCGGGGTCGATCGCCCGAAGTAGATCGCGGGAAAGCTCTGGGAACGATTTGCCGCCAGCCAAGTCGCGCAACTCGGTTAGTTGCGCAACAGAAAACTCATGTTGCAGCCGGGCTAGTCGATCGGCCAGGGTCGAGAGGGCGTCGGGGTCGGTTCCGCCCTGAGCGACATACTCCAGAAGCTTTGGCAATGAAACGGATGGCTGACGGTTGAGCGTGCAGGAATCGGTCTTGTCGTGTTCGCACACTCCGACCGCATCGACGACGATGAATCGTTCTTTGGCGTGAGCACTAGGCGTGACCGCCCTCAGCTTGTCCGGCGAAATGATGCGGACACCGCGGCCTTTCATTTGCTCGAAGAAACCGGCTGATTTTACATTGCGCATGAAGAACACGCACTCGATCGGTCTCACGTCGGTGCCGGTCGATATCATGTCAACCGTCACCGCGATTCGCGGGAAGAAACTGTTGCGGAAGTTCGCGAGGATTTCGTCGGGGGTCAGGCTGGAGGTCTTCACCCAATCGGTGACTTCTGACTGCGTGCCATCATCATTTGTCACTGTTTGCGTTCGGCGCGTGAAGCCGGTCCGGTAAGTTATTTTTTCGCAGAACTCGTTGCGCTCGGCAAACTCCTGCCGAACCATGCGAACAATATCGTCGGCGTGAGAGTCATCCTTGGCAAAGATGAGCGTTTTCGGAACTTCCTTACGCCCAGGAAAAGCGTCGGGCAGTACCTTATCTCGAAATTGCTGAATGACGGTGCGGATTTGGCTTTCGGAAACGACATCGCGGTCGAGTTGATTGGCGGAATAAGTCAGGTCTTGCTTGAGAAGCTCAAGCCGTTCAGCGCGGGTAAGCTTGTGGCGTTTGTCCACATAAACCCCGGTATCACCGGCTTCAATCGTCGCGCCACGGTCAGTGATTTTCGTGCAGATGCGGTACACATCGAAACCCACATTCACGCCGTCGGCAACTGCCTCGCTGTGGCCATACTGCATCACAAGATTCTGGTTGAAAAAGCCAATCGTCTTGCCCGAGGGCGTTGCAGTTAGACCAATTATGAAGGAATCAAAGTAAAGCAGCACTTGCGACCACAACTCATAAATTGAGCGGTGACATTCGTCCACCACGATAAAATCGAAGAATTCGGGAGGAATTGCAGAATTGTAAACCACGTCGGGCGGATCGCCTCGCCATGCCTGCGATGTGTCGAAGCCCGACCCCTCTTCGTTTTCTGGGTCGAATTCTGTTTCTCCCTTCAGCATTGAGTAGAGACGCTGGATCGTTGTGATGACCACTTTCGCCGCGGGATTGATGGCGTTGGAACGGAGCCATTGGATTGTGTACAACTCCGGAAACTTGCGCGGATCGTCCCGAGGCTCGAAGTTGTCGAATTCCTTTTTCATCTGGTCAGCAAGATTGCTACGATCGACCAGGATTAGAATGCGTTTGGCTCCGGCGAACTTCAACAGTCGGTAGCATTCGTTGACGGCAGTGAAGGTTTTGCCGGAACCAGTGGCCATCTGAATCAAGGCACGGGGATGATTATCCGCCATCGATTTTTCAAGGTTGCGGATCGCGGTTCCCTGCACTTGCCAGAGTCGGGTTGCGTCCAGTGGCGGAATTTCTCGCAGGCGGCCGCGAAGCTGCACCCGTTGTGAGACAAGTTCCGCGATAGATTCAGGTCGCGGAAAGCCGAACACTTCTCGACTTCGCGGACGCGGGTCAAGACCGTCAGTAAAGCAGATAATCGAACCGTTCGACTCAAACAGAAACGGTAGCGGTCTGAAGTGGGCCGGCAGATTGTCGGGAAGGCCAGCGGCATATTTCGCCGATTGTGCTTCTACTCCGGTGAGCGTGCCTTCGGCCTTTGCTTCCACGGCGCCGACGGCTTTTCGGTCGATGTAAAGCAAGTAGTCCGCAAAACCATATCCAGACTTCAATGGAGATTCGCGGACGGCGATCCCCCGTCCAGCAGTTAAATCAAGCTCGTCATGGCTTTGGACGAGCCATCCGGCTGCCGTCAGTTTGGCGTCAATTTCACGCCTAGCTTCTTGTTCTGGGGTGTCGGGCATCGTCGGAACAGCGACTCAAGCTTTGTGGAACGATAAGACCCCCATTATGATGGCATTGCGGTCGCAAGTCTATTGCCGTCAATTCCTGTCAAAAAGACCCAGCAGCCGAATTCTTGCTAACCGTTCAAGCCCAATTTGCCTAGCTGAGGTGCGGCACCACAACCGAGAGGGCTTTAGATCGAGCTTTACGAGCGCGCAACGGGGTGGAAGCGGGTTCAGAACTAGAACGATGGGGTCCCCGTTGTCGGAAAGGCTGCTTGTCGGTGGCGCTGCAATCGCCGGGCGGATGCCCGATGGTGGCAATTCCACCAAGTTTTTCGATTAAGATGTCGGCTGAGCAGTCAACGGACCAAAGCCGTTGCCGATCCGTTTGACAACGGCAATCGTTATGAGCAACTCGTATGCGGTGCGAAGAACTAATCCGTGATCTGCGTCGATTGACCTATCTTTGGACGCCGGAAGATGTTCTAGGGCGCTTGGCTGAGTGGTCCAAACTTAGCTGTTGGGCTGACGCCGAGTACGACTACTGGTGCGAACCATTATATTCGGACTTGGAGTCGGACGAATGGAACCGTGATTAACCGGTTCAGTATAGCCTCCGCGGACTCAGTGGGTCCTTCCGGTGGAGGGAACTTGGCCTGCATCGCCTCCCAAGAGCCGTCTACGGCTTCCCGCCGCGTCGCTCCAGCTTGTCTTAGCCGTTGACGTTCTGCTTCTCGAAATTCACAGGCCTCAGCCCAGCGGCCCTCACGCTGCAGCCGAGCGGTAGAAGCGATTCTGGTTTCAGGTATCGTTGTCATGCGACTGCTACTTGGATTTGAGCGTTAGAAAGCCTGCTCTTTGGTCAAACGGACTAGTGGCACTCCACAGTACGAAAGGCCTGGGTAGCGTGGGCAAAAAAACCGGGCTAGTTGGGTCCCCCACGTTGTTGAATCTCTGAACATCGGTCGGTTGCCACCGTGGAAGCCTGATCATTCGCCACCGGCTCGATCGGCTCTTCTGATGCTACTGCAGGCCCATCAGCCGAAGGATGTTGTTCGCTAGGACTTAACCGCAGAAATGTGTTCTCAAAATCCAACCGCCATTCGTCGGCCAAGCCGACATCCCGAACTCTTCTGTTAAAGTTGGCAAGCCGTCTGTTTTTCAGCTTGCGCGTGGTGTCGCCAGTCTCCACCGCTAGCTTATCCGCCAGCTGACTCTCCAACTCCAACAGAGATATCAACGCATCCATTGCGGAAGCCCAAATATCGTGCCACAGCCATGACACGTAGCCGCAGTTTTGAGGCTGTTTCCGCTTGTATTGCTCTGGGCACACCCTGGACACCATGTATGCCGCAGGCATCATTACTTCCTCCCGCAACTCTTCGAGTAATTTGATTGTTCGCCTTCGTCGTCCAGCCATAAAAGTTGCTCCAAAAATCGAGTTTACGATGAAGAGGGTTTAGATCGTGCTATACGCTCATTCGAAGGCCCGGGGGTGGGTTCAGGATTCAGGCCTTGGGGTCCCCCCGGCGCCTCATTCACTGGGGAAGGTTGAGTTTCCCCAGTGATCACCGGGACGAACCCCACAGGTCACCGGGGAAAGCGGGGTCTCTCTCCTACGGAGAGAGAGACCCCCGCTAATCCCCAGTGCCCGTGCACCGGGGAGGCGGCTTCCCCGATGCGATTCCCCGGTGTTCCCCGGTGGAATTCTTGGAGGGTTGAGACACCAGCGCGAGGATCGATGCTTTGGTATCGTCTGAGAGCTTCGACCAAGACTTGACGACAGTCCGCAAAGCGGCATCGTCTAAGCCATCTCGCGCACGTGCGAGGTGGTAAGGGTGGTTATCGGCATCAAAATCAGCCGAAAATGCGCCGGATTCTGCGCCGCTTGAAATGACCGATTTACCTAAGTCCTTGCCAGAATTACTGCTTACGTGCCCCGATTCGAGTCCCGTCGGGGTCACTAAAAATTCACAGATTGTGAAGATTGCCCCAGATTGCGACTGGGTTTCAAACGGTTGCCGTGGCGTGAATGCGCTCTCTGAGATATTTTTCCAGCCTAACAAGATCTGTGCTAAAGTGGCGGATGCCCTCGGCCAATTTTTCGGTGGCCATGGCATCTTCATTCAACATCCAGCGGAAGGTCTTCTCATCCAACGAGATTTTTTTCTGGTCGCTGTTTCTGGCGGCCGCAGGATCGAGCTTCCGCACCAATTTGCCGTTGGTGGTTCTCAATTCCTCCAATAATTTGGGGGAAATGGTCAGCAAGTCGCAACCGGCCAGTTCAATGATTTCGCCCGTGTTCCGAAAACTGGCACCCATGATTTCCGTTTTATAGCCAAATTTTTTGAAATAGCTGTAGATTTGTGAAACCGATTTCACACCCGGGTCTTCTGGCGGCGGGATGGAATCAACGCCCAGCGATTTCTTAAACCAGTCCAAAATGCGTCCGACGAAGGGCGAAATGAGTGTTACGCCCGCCTCGGCACAAGCCACCGCTTGTGGGAAGCTGAACAACAACGTCAGATTGCAGTGAATGCCTTCTTTCTCAAGTATTTCCGCAGCTTTGATGCCTTCCCACGTAGAAGCGATTTTAATCAGAATGCGATCGCGCTTGATGCCAGCTTCTTCGTACAACTTAATCAATCCGCGGGCTCGAGCCATGGTCGCTTGGCCATCAAACGACAACCGAGCATCAACTTCTGTTGACACACGGCCAGGAATAATTTTGAGAATTTCCTGGCCGAAATCGACAAATAATCGGTCGACTAGCGCATCCATTCGCTGCCTTTCGCTACCACCAACAGTGTGTGTCGATTCTATGGCCTCATCAATCAACCGTTGATACTGTGGCATCTGAGCCGCTTGATAAATCAGCGACGGGTTGGTCGTCGAATCACGCGGCGTATACTGAGCCAGGGTTTCGAAATCACCGGTATCGGCAACGACTACCGTCATGGTTTTGAGTTGCTCTAACAAACTCATGGCAATCGCCTCCGTTAAATGTAAAATTTGAAGTGCTCAAGTCTCGCCATGGAATCAAGCCACTGTAATGCTGTCGTCCAAATAAACGTCCTGAATCGTATGTAACAGAGTCACACCCTCATTCATCGGTTTTTGGAACGCTTTACGGCCTGAGATCAGACCCATACCGCCCGCCCGTTTATTGATTACCGCCGTGCGAACGGCTTCGGCCAAGTCGCTGGCACCTTTGCTTTCGCCACCGGAATTGATTAGCGGCGAACGCCCCATAAAGCAATTAGCCACTTGGTAGCGAGCCATTTCGATCGGATGGTTACCCGGCATCAATTCGCTGTAAACGCGCGGATCGGTCTTACCGAATTTCAAGGCATCAAAACCGTCATTCGTAGTGGGCATTTTTTGTTTGATGATATCCGCCTGTATGGTCACGCCAAGATGGTTAGCCTGGCTCGTCAGATCGGCGGCGGTGTGGTAATCGACACCGTCTTTCTTAAAGGCGCTATTTCGCAAATAACACCACAGAACTGTAACCATCCCTAATTCATGCGCATGCTGAAACATCGTAGAAACTTCCTGCAGTTGGCGATGGCTCTCCTCGCTGCCGAAATAAATCGTGGCACCGACGGCAACCGCACCCATTTCAAACGCTTGCTTGACGTGACCAAATAAAATTTGGTCGTAGGTGTTTGGATAGCTAAGAAATTCGTTGTGATTCAATTTCACTAAAAAAGGAATTTTGTGGGCATACTTGCGGCTGACAGATCCTAGCACTCCCAAAGTGCTTGCCACAGCGTTGCAACCACCCTCGATCGCCAATTCCACAATGGCTGAAGGATCAAAAAAAATTGGGTTAGGAGCGAAGCTAGCCCCGGCGGAATGTTCAATGCCTTGGTCCACCGGCAAGATCGACACATAACCGGTACCGCCTAATCGGCCTGTGTTCAGGATCTGCTGGAAATTACGCAGCAGAGTGGGAGAGCGATCGCTCAGAGATACCACACGATCGACGAAATCGGGCCCCGGCAAATGCAAACTAGCCGTGGAAAAACCACGGCACTTATACTTCAATAGAGCATCGGCATCTTTGCCTAAAAGTTCGACGGTTCGGCTTTGAATTGTAGACATGGAAGACTCGGTATTCGGAAATTGAGTTTTATCGTCTATTACCTGGCAAAAAGGACTTGTGATAGGTCCCATTCAACCAAGAGAAACGACAAGGCCACTGGGCGAACGATCATTTTATCGAATTCTTCGGCGACCGGATACCCTCTATAGCTTTCTGTTAGCCCTCTCCTTGGAACCCTAATTACTCACCACAAGTTTAGCTCCAAATGCAGAGTTAGAAGTCACTTACATGGTTGATTGCAATGGGTCCGATCGTCCATAATGTTGCCGGGAATTGTGAAGCGCCAAGGATTGTCAAACCGCAGTGCGGCCGATAGAACTTGGCAAAATTTTCGGGGAGCAACACGATGAAGTCGTTAGCACCACTAGCTTTTGCATTAGGAATATGTTTGCCAGCAGCGATCATTTCGGGATGCCAAGACAATCGAGAACCGACGCTCATCTCGCCAAAAGCGGGCACAGGTGGCGGTGATGTTCTATCACAAGATGGCAAACAGGATTCTTCCAATCAGGTTACTGACCAGAAAGGGTCATTCATGATCGACGCAAAATCTTGGGGTAAATGGCGTGATGGCCAAGAAGTCCAACTCTATACGCTTACCAATCCCAATGGGATGGTCGTAACACTGACCAACTATGGCGGGCATGTCGTATCCGTTGAAGTGCCCGATCGAGAAGGCAATGTGAAAAACGTCGTCTTGGGTTTCGATAATTTAGACAGTTATATCAAACACACTGCCCATTTTGGCGCAACGATTGGGCGTTATGGCAATCGCATTGCTAAAGGAAAGTTCACGTTGGATGGACAAACCTACACTCTCCCCATTAACAACGGGCCGAATCATTTGCACGGCGGACCCGAAGGCTTTGACCACCAGCTATGGCAGGGAAAAGGCGTCAAATCCGCAGATGCCATTGGTGTGGAATTCACATACGTCAGCAAAGACGGTGAGCAAGGCTACCCCGGTACGCTTACGGCAACGGCTACTTATTGGCTGACGAAGGATAACGAATTAAAGATCGACTACGCCGCCACTACCGACAAAGATACGGTCGTCAACCTCACCAATCATGCGTACTGGAATTTGGCCGGCGCCGGTTCAGGCGACATCCTAGGTCAGCAAATGATGATTGCCGCTGACAAATATCTCGCAGTGGATGACACGCTAATTCCCACTGGAAAAATGGAGGATGTAAAAGGCAGCATGATGGACTTCACGTCGCTGAAACCCATTGGCCCCGGCGTGGCGGAAATCAAAAAACAGGGTGGCCGGGGCTACGACCATTGCTACGTGCTGCGCAATCAAGACGGAAAAATGGCCCTGGCTGCCAAGGCAAAAGATCCCGCCAGCGGCCGGGTTATGGAGGTAAGGACCGATCAGCCGGGCATCCAGTTCTACACGGGAAACTTCTTAGACGGCGATCCGATCAATGGCGGCTTTCCGCAACATGCCGCTTTTTGCTTGGAAACGCAACATTACCCCGATTCACCCAACCGCCCCGAGTTCCCGAGTACCGAACTGAAACCTGGCGAAACATTCAAATCGACGACAATCTACAAATTCACCACCGAATAAGATCGGCGTGATTCTCCCAAGTCAATTGAACGGATTGTCGTTGTCTTTTGGCGGCGGTGCCGGGTTGTTCGGCGGCGGTGTACCCGCAGGAGGCGTCGGCTGCGCTGCTGGCTGTTCGCCTCCAAGTGTCGGAGTACCAGTGGCTGCACCACCTTGGAGGGGCGTTGCAGGAGTTGTTGCTGGCGGGGAAGTCTCACCGGGTGGATTAGTGTTTTGTGTTGGCGGAGATCCTGCAACTCCAACGGACGGCTGAGCGGGAGGAAGGGTAGTGTTTACTCCAGAGGTTGAAGCAGAGCCATGACCAAAAATTCCTTGTAGAATATCAGGAAGAGGGGAGCCGGCAGAAGCTGGCGGGGCCACTTGATCACCTTTTGAACCCTGCACAACTGCGTGCATCAAACTACTCAGACCGTGCGCCGTGGGTTGAACTACCCGATCGTGAGTGTGCCCCGCAGGCACAGGCATAGCACCAGTGGCGGGTTTTGCAGGCGGCAAAGGTTGAGGATTGCCAAATGGATCATCGTTGGCTGCCGGAGTTGGTGTGGAAGTTTTTTGGGGTAGAGGTTCCGATCCGCCAAAGGG
It encodes:
- a CDS encoding DEAD/DEAH box helicase family protein encodes the protein MPDTPEQEARREIDAKLTAAGWLVQSHDELDLTAGRGIAVRESPLKSGYGFADYLLYIDRKAVGAVEAKAEGTLTGVEAQSAKYAAGLPDNLPAHFRPLPFLFESNGSIICFTDGLDPRPRSREVFGFPRPESIAELVSQRVQLRGRLREIPPLDATRLWQVQGTAIRNLEKSMADNHPRALIQMATGSGKTFTAVNECYRLLKFAGAKRILILVDRSNLADQMKKEFDNFEPRDDPRKFPELYTIQWLRSNAINPAAKVVITTIQRLYSMLKGETEFDPENEEGSGFDTSQAWRGDPPDVVYNSAIPPEFFDFIVVDECHRSIYELWSQVLLYFDSFIIGLTATPSGKTIGFFNQNLVMQYGHSEAVADGVNVGFDVYRICTKITDRGATIEAGDTGVYVDKRHKLTRAERLELLKQDLTYSANQLDRDVVSESQIRTVIQQFRDKVLPDAFPGRKEVPKTLIFAKDDSHADDIVRMVRQEFAERNEFCEKITYRTGFTRRTQTVTNDDGTQSEVTDWVKTSSLTPDEILANFRNSFFPRIAVTVDMISTGTDVRPIECVFFMRNVKSAGFFEQMKGRGVRIISPDKLRAVTPSAHAKERFIVVDAVGVCEHDKTDSCTLNRQPSVSLPKLLEYVAQGGTDPDALSTLADRLARLQHEFSVAQLTELRDLAGGKSFPELSRDLLRAIDPDAQIEAARALPDFTGTPTTQQVDTAATQLAQQAVTPFLKAAFRRRILEIRSVNEQTMDRQSIDQVLYSGFDAAAVFRAQAKVQDFRAWIDEHRDHLTALQVIYAGTRPLKLSLGDLRRLKDALGSRPLSATPTQLWSAFQAVESDKVQGLGGSQLADLVSLVRHALVPDVVLAPYADEVRARYQAWLVDRSAASTFTAEQRQWLDRMAEHIATSLGFVPDDFDAGWFGQHGSLGKAHALFGNQLTTLIAELNERLAA
- the tal gene encoding transaldolase, with the translated sequence MSLLEQLKTMTVVVADTGDFETLAQYTPRDSTTNPSLIYQAAQMPQYQRLIDEAIESTHTVGGSERQRMDALVDRLFVDFGQEILKIIPGRVSTEVDARLSFDGQATMARARGLIKLYEEAGIKRDRILIKIASTWEGIKAAEILEKEGIHCNLTLLFSFPQAVACAEAGVTLISPFVGRILDWFKKSLGVDSIPPPEDPGVKSVSQIYSYFKKFGYKTEIMGASFRNTGEIIELAGCDLLTISPKLLEELRTTNGKLVRKLDPAAARNSDQKKISLDEKTFRWMLNEDAMATEKLAEGIRHFSTDLVRLEKYLRERIHATATV
- a CDS encoding class I fructose-bisphosphate aldolase, with the translated sequence MSTIQSRTVELLGKDADALLKYKCRGFSTASLHLPGPDFVDRVVSLSDRSPTLLRNFQQILNTGRLGGTGYVSILPVDQGIEHSAGASFAPNPIFFDPSAIVELAIEGGCNAVASTLGVLGSVSRKYAHKIPFLVKLNHNEFLSYPNTYDQILFGHVKQAFEMGAVAVGATIYFGSEESHRQLQEVSTMFQHAHELGMVTVLWCYLRNSAFKKDGVDYHTAADLTSQANHLGVTIQADIIKQKMPTTNDGFDALKFGKTDPRVYSELMPGNHPIEMARYQVANCFMGRSPLINSGGESKGASDLAEAVRTAVINKRAGGMGLISGRKAFQKPMNEGVTLLHTIQDVYLDDSITVA
- a CDS encoding aldose epimerase family protein, with translation MIDAKSWGKWRDGQEVQLYTLTNPNGMVVTLTNYGGHVVSVEVPDREGNVKNVVLGFDNLDSYIKHTAHFGATIGRYGNRIAKGKFTLDGQTYTLPINNGPNHLHGGPEGFDHQLWQGKGVKSADAIGVEFTYVSKDGEQGYPGTLTATATYWLTKDNELKIDYAATTDKDTVVNLTNHAYWNLAGAGSGDILGQQMMIAADKYLAVDDTLIPTGKMEDVKGSMMDFTSLKPIGPGVAEIKKQGGRGYDHCYVLRNQDGKMALAAKAKDPASGRVMEVRTDQPGIQFYTGNFLDGDPINGGFPQHAAFCLETQHYPDSPNRPEFPSTELKPGETFKSTTIYKFTTE